The following nucleotide sequence is from Alkalihalobacillus sp. LMS39.
GGGTTATGCTGTTTCGTTAAAAATGAGAGAGTTGGGCATGTTAACCAGACCGATGGGGGATGTCTTAGTGTTGATGCCACCACTCGTAAGTACGATAGAGGAGTTGGGGGACATGATCAACATTATGAAACAAGCAATTATTGAGGTTACTGATGAATGAACTAGACGCCGTACTTAAACAAAAAATGAACAAAACGATAGAAGCGGGATTATATCGTCATTTACAAAATAAAATGAATACCGCACCGAAGCCTAAGATGATAGTAAATCAAAAAGAACTTCTTGTTTTTTCTTCAAATGACTATTTAGGGCTAGCTAATGACAAGCGATTAATCGAAGCGGCTCACAACGTGATGAACCACTTTGGAGTAGGTAGTAGTGGTTCAAGATTAACAACAGGAAATACAGAATGGCATGAAAAACTAGAACAGAAGATTGCGAGCTTTAAACAAACAGAAGCAGCTTTACTTTTTTCTAGTGGATATTTAGCGAATGTCGGAGTCTTAACAACGTTACCACAAAAGGGAGACATTATTTTTAGTGATGAGCTCAACCATGCGAGTATTATTGATGGTTGTCGCCTTTCAAAAGCAGAGACTGTCATTTATCGGCATATTGACATGAACGACCTAGAGGAGAAATTACGACAGACGGAACCGGGTAAGCAGAAATTTATTGTCACTGATGGAGTATTTAGTATGGATGGCACGATTGCTCCCCTTTCTTTAATACTATCATTAGCGAAGAAGTATGGAGCTTTTCTTATTGTAGATGATGCTCACGCTACAGGGGTGCTAGGAGAGAATGGAAGAGGAACGAGTGAATATTTTGGAGTCGAACCACATGTCGTGATTGGAACATTAAGTAAAGCGGTTGGGGGAGAAGGAGGGTTTGTAGCTGGATCTGCAATTCTTATTGACTATTTAATCAATCATGCGAGAACGTTCATTTTTCAAACAGCACTCCCTCCTGCTAGTTGTGCAACTGCGTGTTGTGCACTCGAAATCATTGAGGGTACAAAGGAAAAGCGTGACCGATTATTTGCGAACATAAGGACTGTAAAAGAAGGTTTATCTGCTCTTGGTTTTAATGTGAAGGGAGAAGATACACCTATCATTCCCGTTATCATTGGGGAGGAAATAAAAGCAGTAGTATTTGCAAAAAAGCTCATGCATCAAGGAATTTATGCACCAGCCATTCGTCCTCCTACGGTAAAAAAAGGAGAAAGCCGAATTCGGTTGACGGTTACTAGTGAACATACACGAGAAGATATTAAGAAACTACTTGATGTTTTTCAATCTATTGGAAGAGAGTTGACTCTAATTACATGACCGGAATTTTTATTACTGGGACAGATACAGATGTAGGAAAAACGATTATATCTGCAGGTATTAGTGGTGTATTACAAAAACGACAATATGATGTTGGGGTATTTAAACCGATGTTAAGTGGAGTCCAAAGGGACCATCCTAGCAGTGATACAAGGATGTTAAAAGAATATTCAGGAACGCAGCTAACTTATGAAGAAATTACACCATACTCTTTCAAAGAACCGTTAGCGCCTTTTGTTGCAGCCAAGCTTGAAAACAGGGTTGTTGAACTTTCAGACATCATCCGTCACTGGGAAAACATAAAACAAAAGCATAAGCATTTTATAGTGGAGGGTGCTGGGGGAATTGCGGTGCCAATGGGGGAGCAGTATTTAGTGAGTGACGTAATACAAGCATTACAACTCCCGATTGTCATTGTAGCAAGGCCAAATCTCGGTACATTGAACCATACGTTTTTGACGGTTCAGTATGCGAAAAGTCTAGGCCTAGAAATTCTAGGTATTATCATTAATGGAAAAAGCGAGACGGGCGATGTAGCTGAAAAAACGAACCCTGAGTTGATGGAAGCTTTGTGTGGTGTGCCGTTGCTTGGGGTGACGCCAAAGCTCAAACAAGTTTCAAAGGAAGCTGTTATTTCAATGGTAGAAGCAAATGTTAAGATGTCAAAACTAGAAAACTATTTGGAGGGGAAACGATGAATAGATGGAATGAATATGCGACGAAAGTGTTGCAAGGAGAGCAATTAACAAATGAAGAGGCTTTAAATGTATTAGACTGTCCAGATGATGATGTGATGTTGTTAATGCATGCTGCCTTTCAAGTGAGAAAAAAGCATTTTGGGAAGAAAGTAAAACTTAACATGATTATGAATGCTAAATCAGGTCTTTGTCCTGAAAACTGTGGGTACTGTTCACAGTCTTCGTTATCAAAAGCACCAATTGAAACGTATCGAATGGTAAATAAAGAAACATTAGTGAAAGGCGCAAAACAAGCGTACGAATTAAATGTTGGCACGTATTGTATTGTTGCTAGCGGACGTGGTCCATCCAATAAAGAAGTCGACCACGTTGTTGAGGCAGTAAAGGAAATTAAAGAGCTGTATGGATTGAAAATATGTGCTTGCTTAGGGTTACTAAAACCAGAACAAGCGTTGAAATTAAAAGAAGCAGGAGTGGACCGCTATAACCATAATTTAAATACGTCTGAAAGGAATCACTCCAATATTACAACATCTCATACATATAACGACCGCGTAAATACGGTTGAAGTTGTTAAACAATCCGGGATGTCACCTTGTTCAGGCG
It contains:
- the bioD gene encoding dethiobiotin synthase, coding for MTGIFITGTDTDVGKTIISAGISGVLQKRQYDVGVFKPMLSGVQRDHPSSDTRMLKEYSGTQLTYEEITPYSFKEPLAPFVAAKLENRVVELSDIIRHWENIKQKHKHFIVEGAGGIAVPMGEQYLVSDVIQALQLPIVIVARPNLGTLNHTFLTVQYAKSLGLEILGIIINGKSETGDVAEKTNPELMEALCGVPLLGVTPKLKQVSKEAVISMVEANVKMSKLENYLEGKR
- the bioB gene encoding biotin synthase BioB, which encodes MNRWNEYATKVLQGEQLTNEEALNVLDCPDDDVMLLMHAAFQVRKKHFGKKVKLNMIMNAKSGLCPENCGYCSQSSLSKAPIETYRMVNKETLVKGAKQAYELNVGTYCIVASGRGPSNKEVDHVVEAVKEIKELYGLKICACLGLLKPEQALKLKEAGVDRYNHNLNTSERNHSNITTSHTYNDRVNTVEVVKQSGMSPCSGVIVGMKESKQDVVDIANSLRVLDADSIPVNFLHAIDGTPLEGVHELNPLYCLKVLALFRFVNPTKEIRISGGREVNLRSLQPLGLFAANSIFVGNYLTTSGQEESEDYKMLQDLGFEIESVEEMRESLATN
- the bioF gene encoding 8-amino-7-oxononanoate synthase — translated: MNELDAVLKQKMNKTIEAGLYRHLQNKMNTAPKPKMIVNQKELLVFSSNDYLGLANDKRLIEAAHNVMNHFGVGSSGSRLTTGNTEWHEKLEQKIASFKQTEAALLFSSGYLANVGVLTTLPQKGDIIFSDELNHASIIDGCRLSKAETVIYRHIDMNDLEEKLRQTEPGKQKFIVTDGVFSMDGTIAPLSLILSLAKKYGAFLIVDDAHATGVLGENGRGTSEYFGVEPHVVIGTLSKAVGGEGGFVAGSAILIDYLINHARTFIFQTALPPASCATACCALEIIEGTKEKRDRLFANIRTVKEGLSALGFNVKGEDTPIIPVIIGEEIKAVVFAKKLMHQGIYAPAIRPPTVKKGESRIRLTVTSEHTREDIKKLLDVFQSIGRELTLIT